One window of the Primulina eburnea isolate SZY01 chromosome 18, ASM2296580v1, whole genome shotgun sequence genome contains the following:
- the LOC140819985 gene encoding senescence-specific cysteine protease SAG39-like: MAVSLDMKHTKFLTLSLIIFAIMSIDQTMSRSAPTLSMLERHEQWMTQYGRVYKTDEEKASRFKIFNDNVGFIETFNEARNRPYKLGINVFADQTNEEFKAARNGLKAPRSLVIGEFFETALFRYENASVVPPSMDWRMKGAVTPVKDQGRCGSCWAFSAIAATEGINKISTGKLVSLSEQEIVDCDITKNDQGCGGGYMEDAFEFIVQNKGVASESTYPYSATDGSCNKTKESSHAAKISGYEKVPSNSEAALVKAVANQPVSVSIDASGAEFQFYSSGVFAGECGTDLDHGVTAVGYGNTNDGTKYWLVKNSWGTSWGMEGYMMMEKDISAKQGICGIAMDSSYPIA, translated from the exons ATGGCTGTCTCACTTGACATGAAACACACCAAATTCCTTACATTGTCACTGATTATCTTCGCAATAATGTCGATCGATCAAACCATGTCCCGCAGCGCACCTACATTGTCCATGTTAGAACGACACGAGCAATGGATGACTCAATATGGCCGCgtttataaaaccgatgaagaGAAGGCATCGCGTTTTAAGATATTTAATGATAATGTCGGGTTCATCGAAACGTTTAATGAAGCTCGAAATCGGCCTTATAAGCTTGGCATCAATGTATTTGCTGATCAGACTAATGAGGAGTTTAAGGCTGCTAGAAACGGACTCAAGGCGCCGCGAAGTTTGGTTATAGGGGAATTTTTCGAAACAGCCTTGTTTAGATACGAAAATGCGAGTGTTGTGCCACCTAGTATGGATTGGAGGATGAAAGGGGCTGTTACACCGGTCAAGGATCAAGGGCGATGTG GAAGTTGCTGGGCATTTTCGGCCATAGCAGCCACAGAAGGCATCAACAAGATATCAACAGGCAAACTGGTCTCCCTCTCCGAGCAAGAAATAGTAGACTGCGACATAACAAAAAATGACCAAGGTTGCGGAGGTGGATATATGGAAGACGCCTTCGAATTCATTGTCCAAAATAAAGGTGTTGCTTCGGAATCCACCTACCCCTACTCAGCCACAGATGGAAGCTGCAACAAGACTAAAGAATCCTCACACGCAGCCAAGATTTCGGGGTACGAGAAAGTGCCCTCAAACAGCGAGGCTGCACTTGTTAAGGCCGTGGCTAACCAGCCGGTCTCGGTGTCCATTGATGCTAGTGGAGCTGAGTTCCAGTTTTATTCGAGTGGGGTGTTCGCAGGAGAGTGCGGGACAGACCTAGATCATGGGGTGACGGCCGTCGGATATGGGAATACGAATGATGGTACTAAATATTGGCTAGTTAAAAATTCTTGGGGGACTAGTTGGGGTATGGAAGGTTACATGATGATGGAGAAGGATATTAGTGCTAAACAAGGGATATGTGGGATTGCTATGGATTCTTCATATCCTATTGCTTGA